Proteins encoded together in one Thermomonospora curvata DSM 43183 window:
- the pyrR gene encoding bifunctional pyr operon transcriptional regulator/uracil phosphoribosyltransferase PyrR, translated as MNAASRPAEPAEARDAERDLRHKAVLEAPEIRRALTRIAYEILERTKGGDDVVLLGIPTRGVTLARRLAARLQEVEGKPFPHGSLDVTMYRDDLRMRPARALGRTDLPAEGIDDRIVVLVDDVLFSGRTVRAALDALSDLGRPRAVQLATLVDRGHRELPIRADYVGKNLPTSMRETVRVLLTENDGRDAVLIGPADGARDGSPSPARRPPARRPDDAAGSPDRKSAK; from the coding sequence GTGAACGCTGCCTCCAGGCCGGCGGAGCCGGCCGAGGCGCGCGATGCGGAACGTGATTTGCGACACAAGGCCGTTCTCGAGGCCCCCGAGATCCGCCGCGCGCTCACCCGTATCGCCTACGAGATCCTCGAACGCACCAAAGGCGGCGACGACGTCGTCCTGCTGGGCATCCCGACCCGCGGGGTGACGCTCGCCCGCCGGCTGGCCGCCCGGCTGCAGGAGGTCGAGGGCAAGCCCTTCCCGCACGGCTCGCTCGACGTCACCATGTACCGCGACGACCTGCGGATGCGTCCGGCCCGGGCGCTCGGCAGGACCGACCTGCCGGCCGAGGGCATCGACGACCGCATCGTGGTGCTGGTGGACGATGTGCTGTTTTCCGGCCGCACCGTCCGCGCCGCGCTGGACGCCCTCAGCGATCTGGGCCGGCCGCGCGCCGTGCAGCTGGCGACGCTGGTGGACCGGGGCCACCGCGAGCTGCCCATCCGCGCCGACTATGTGGGCAAGAACCTGCCCACCTCGATGCGCGAGACCGTCCGGGTGCTGCTGACCGAGAACGACGGCCGGGACGCGGTGCTGATCGGACCGGCCGACGGCGCCCGCGACGGATCGCCGTCGCCGGCCCGCCGCCCGCCGGCCCGGCGCCCCGACGATGCAGCAGGTTCGCCCGACAGGAAGTCCGCAAAGTGA
- a CDS encoding transcriptional regulator, which yields MPSEYAKALGARLRAIRTQQGLSLHGVEEKSRGRWKAVVVGSYERGDRAVTVQKLAELADFYGVPVSELLPGGASPSPLGPTPKLVIDLERLQQLPKDKAGPLARYAATIQSQRGDYNGKVLSIRQEDLRSLAVIYDKSPADLTEELISWGVLDPEARRAVEAF from the coding sequence ATGCCGTCTGAATACGCTAAGGCTCTTGGCGCGCGTCTGCGCGCGATCCGTACTCAGCAGGGCCTGTCCCTGCACGGCGTGGAAGAAAAGTCCCGCGGCCGCTGGAAGGCCGTCGTGGTGGGTTCCTATGAGCGCGGCGACCGCGCCGTCACCGTCCAGAAGCTGGCCGAGCTCGCCGACTTCTACGGCGTGCCGGTCTCGGAGCTGCTGCCGGGCGGGGCCTCGCCCAGCCCGCTGGGGCCGACGCCCAAGCTGGTGATCGACCTGGAGCGGCTCCAGCAGCTTCCCAAGGACAAGGCCGGCCCCCTGGCTCGTTACGCCGCCACGATCCAAAGCCAGCGCGGCGACTACAACGGCAAGGTCTTGTCGATCCGCCAGGAGGACCTGCGCTCCCTGGCGGTGATCTACGACAAGTCCCCCGCCGACCTGACCGAGGAGCTCATCAGCTGGGGCGTCCTCGACCCGGAGGCCCGCCGCGCCGTCGAGGCCTTCTGA
- a CDS encoding MFS transporter, producing MGVGGRGPGGRGDRRVVPLLAFLGVMAYSLSMAVVTPALPLIQRDLQTSAGGAAWALTAMTLSAAVGTPVIGRLGDLFGPRRVLLAVLAVTVVGMVVAALARSLPLLLAGRVLAGAGGGVFPLAYTIIREVSPPHRTASAVGLMSSMLGLGGAVSWVIAGPVIDWFGWRWLLWVPVAGLVPGMAAAWWIVPRSTGRTGARIDWWGAVLFAAWMVGGLTALTQAPARGWTDPLLLALLAAAALLAACWLAVESKVAEPLVDLRVMRIRGVWTANVASVLAGYALMAGGVLFPLLVQAPAGGGFGFGGSATQAALLQLPASVGMTVAGFAAGALDVRIGSRTVLLAGASMALAGYGYVAFAHEEMWQLYAASTVRGIGLGLAYAAVANLVVAAVPAGQTGVATGVNTLIRTVGASLGTQASAAIITASATAGGTPTEGGFVAGFLAAAATMAAAMVFALLAPGRRAGPAARRTGPH from the coding sequence ATGGGAGTGGGTGGACGGGGCCCGGGCGGGCGGGGCGACCGGCGGGTCGTGCCGTTGCTGGCCTTTTTGGGCGTGATGGCGTACTCGCTGTCGATGGCGGTGGTGACCCCCGCATTGCCGCTGATCCAGCGGGATCTGCAGACCTCCGCCGGAGGGGCGGCGTGGGCGCTGACGGCGATGACGCTGTCGGCGGCGGTGGGGACGCCGGTGATCGGGCGGCTGGGGGACCTGTTCGGGCCGCGGCGGGTGCTGCTGGCGGTGCTGGCGGTGACCGTGGTCGGGATGGTGGTCGCCGCGTTGGCGCGTTCGCTGCCGCTGCTGCTGGCCGGCCGGGTGCTGGCGGGAGCGGGCGGCGGGGTGTTCCCCCTGGCGTACACGATCATCCGGGAGGTGAGCCCGCCGCACCGGACGGCCTCGGCGGTGGGGCTGATGTCGTCGATGCTGGGCCTGGGCGGCGCGGTGTCCTGGGTGATCGCCGGGCCGGTCATCGACTGGTTCGGCTGGCGGTGGCTGCTGTGGGTGCCGGTGGCCGGACTGGTGCCGGGGATGGCGGCGGCATGGTGGATCGTTCCAAGGTCGACCGGGCGGACGGGGGCGCGGATCGACTGGTGGGGCGCGGTGCTCTTTGCCGCCTGGATGGTCGGCGGGCTCACCGCGCTCACCCAGGCCCCGGCCCGGGGCTGGACCGATCCGCTGCTGCTGGCCCTGCTGGCGGCGGCCGCGCTGCTGGCCGCCTGCTGGCTGGCGGTGGAGTCCAAGGTGGCCGAGCCGCTGGTGGACCTGCGGGTGATGCGCATCCGCGGGGTGTGGACGGCCAACGTCGCCTCGGTCCTGGCCGGCTATGCGCTGATGGCCGGGGGAGTGCTGTTCCCCCTGCTGGTGCAGGCGCCCGCCGGCGGCGGCTTCGGGTTCGGCGGTTCGGCCACGCAGGCGGCGCTGCTGCAGCTGCCCGCCAGCGTGGGGATGACGGTGGCGGGATTCGCCGCCGGGGCGCTGGATGTGCGGATCGGCTCCCGCACGGTGCTGCTGGCCGGGGCGTCGATGGCGCTGGCCGGATACGGGTACGTGGCGTTCGCGCACGAGGAGATGTGGCAGCTGTACGCCGCGAGCACCGTCCGCGGGATCGGCCTCGGCCTGGCGTATGCGGCGGTCGCCAATCTGGTGGTCGCCGCCGTCCCGGCCGGGCAGACGGGGGTGGCCACCGGGGTGAACACGCTGATCCGCACGGTGGGGGCGTCGCTGGGGACCCAGGCCAGCGCCGCCATCATCACCGCCTCGGCGACGGCCGGCGGCACGCCGACCGAGGGCGGTTTCGTCGCCGGGTTCCTGGCGGCCGCCGCCACGATGGCGGCCGCGATGGTGTTCGCCCTGCTCGCGCCCGGAAGACGCGCCGGTCCGGCCGCCCGGCGGACGGGCCCGCATTGA
- a CDS encoding SAV_6107 family HEPN domain-containing protein, which yields MSGSTAAGGGADPAARPASPRPRSVPSPRSGHTVRGQLEAARMCLAEAAEATSPAVRYVSAHLAALRAAAAVLAARRPPDKPRRGRPRSVWVLLPEAEPALREWAAFFAAGADKRAAAEAGLPRAVTPREAEELLSDAEVFVSLVEDTLGVPGQTALPLPQTRAG from the coding sequence ATGTCCGGATCGACAGCCGCCGGGGGCGGGGCGGACCCCGCCGCCCGCCCGGCGAGCCCGCGCCCCCGCAGCGTCCCGTCGCCGCGGTCCGGTCACACCGTGCGCGGCCAGCTGGAGGCGGCCCGCATGTGCCTGGCCGAGGCGGCCGAGGCCACCTCGCCGGCCGTCCGCTACGTGTCGGCCCACCTGGCCGCCCTGCGCGCCGCCGCGGCCGTGCTGGCCGCCCGCCGGCCGCCGGACAAGCCCCGCCGGGGCCGGCCCCGCAGTGTCTGGGTGCTGCTGCCGGAGGCCGAGCCCGCGCTGCGGGAGTGGGCCGCCTTCTTCGCCGCCGGCGCCGACAAGCGCGCCGCCGCCGAGGCCGGCCTGCCCCGCGCCGTCACCCCCCGCGAGGCCGAGGAGCTGCTGAGCGACGCGGAGGTCTTCGTCTCCCTGGTGGAGGACACCCTCGGCGTCCCCGGCCAGACCGCCCTCCCCCTCCCGCAGACCAGGGCCGGCTGA
- a CDS encoding L,D-transpeptidase family protein has translation MAGFLLAGGALALSGCTQAGTTAVSRPRPAVATVTPATPDPTPTPPPTLKPGARGEHVKALQRRLKELGYAPGPIDGRYGNLTQMAVWAFQKVNRIKVSDTVGERMWAALENPKAPRPVSKRREPERVDVDLRRQYLVVYKAGRPVLISHISSGSGEHVLTPTGDFRTGRRVSGWETSPLGRLYNPVYFYGGIAFHGSLSVPRYPASHGCVRLPMNVAEEFPKLVGTNVPVHVRRPE, from the coding sequence ATGGCGGGATTCCTTCTGGCGGGCGGTGCCTTGGCGCTGTCCGGCTGCACGCAGGCGGGCACCACGGCGGTGAGCCGGCCCCGCCCGGCCGTGGCGACGGTCACCCCCGCCACGCCCGACCCCACGCCCACGCCCCCTCCCACGCTCAAGCCGGGCGCCCGGGGCGAGCACGTCAAGGCGCTGCAACGGCGGCTCAAGGAACTGGGGTACGCCCCCGGGCCCATCGACGGCCGCTACGGCAACCTCACGCAGATGGCGGTGTGGGCGTTCCAGAAGGTCAACCGCATCAAGGTGAGCGATACGGTCGGCGAGCGGATGTGGGCGGCCCTGGAGAACCCCAAGGCGCCGCGGCCGGTGTCCAAGCGGCGCGAGCCCGAGCGGGTGGATGTCGATCTGCGCCGCCAGTACCTGGTGGTCTACAAGGCCGGGCGGCCCGTGCTGATCTCTCACATCTCCTCGGGGTCGGGGGAGCACGTGCTGACCCCCACCGGGGACTTCCGCACGGGCCGGCGCGTCTCCGGCTGGGAGACCTCGCCGCTGGGACGGCTGTACAACCCGGTCTACTTCTACGGGGGCATCGCCTTCCACGGGTCGCTGAGCGTCCCCCGCTATCCGGCGTCGCACGGGTGCGTGCGGCTGCCGATGAACGTCGCCGAGGAGTTTCCCAAGCTCGTCGGCACCAACGTCCCGGTGCACGTGCGCCGTCCCGAGTGA
- a CDS encoding YbaK/EbsC family protein yields the protein MHPNVERVAAALKELGAKGQIVELPEAVRTAEAAAEKLGCPVGAIANSLVFAADDAPLLILTSGAHRVDTAKAAALVGARKVRRASPEFVRQATGQPIGGVAPVGHPAPIRTLVDTWLREHEVVWAAGGHPNTVFPTSFEELVRITGGTPADIGA from the coding sequence ATGCATCCCAACGTCGAACGTGTGGCCGCGGCCCTCAAGGAGCTGGGCGCCAAGGGTCAGATCGTGGAGCTGCCGGAGGCGGTCCGCACCGCCGAGGCCGCCGCCGAAAAGCTCGGCTGCCCGGTGGGCGCCATCGCCAACAGCCTGGTCTTCGCCGCCGACGACGCCCCCCTGCTGATCTTGACCAGCGGCGCGCACCGGGTGGACACCGCCAAGGCCGCCGCCCTGGTCGGGGCGCGGAAGGTGCGGCGGGCCTCCCCCGAGTTCGTCCGTCAGGCCACCGGCCAGCCGATCGGCGGGGTGGCGCCGGTCGGGCATCCGGCGCCGATCCGGACGCTGGTCGACACCTGGCTGCGCGAACACGAGGTGGTGTGGGCGGCCGGCGGTCACCCCAACACCGTCTTCCCCACCTCCTTCGAAGAGCTGGTGCGCATCACCGGCGGCACCCCGGCCGACATCGGCGCCTGA
- a CDS encoding ArsC/Spx/MgsR family protein: MEIWHNPRCSKSRAAKAALDAAGVTYTERRYLDRPPTADELDRVLTAIGAEPWEVARLNEPVAKELGLKDLPRQRARWIEVMVAHPVLIQRPIIITDDGRAVVARDEAAVKRALEGA; encoded by the coding sequence ATGGAGATCTGGCACAACCCGCGCTGCTCCAAGAGCCGCGCCGCCAAGGCCGCCCTCGACGCGGCGGGCGTGACCTACACCGAACGCCGTTACCTGGACCGGCCGCCGACGGCGGACGAACTCGACCGGGTGCTCACCGCCATCGGCGCCGAGCCCTGGGAGGTGGCCCGGCTGAACGAGCCGGTGGCCAAGGAGCTGGGGCTGAAGGACCTGCCCCGCCAGCGGGCCCGCTGGATCGAGGTCATGGTCGCCCACCCGGTGCTGATCCAGCGGCCCATCATCATCACCGACGACGGCCGGGCGGTGGTGGCCCGTGACGAGGCCGCGGTGAAGCGGGCGCTGGAGGGCGCCTGA
- a CDS encoding GNAT family N-acetyltransferase, which yields MDDADQADRPRVRELDERGFRRRLGPILQVYAAAMNPPRDQLPGRYSIMERHATYPRFRALVAETRRPFLRGATILGFAYGFHGAPGQWWHDVVRQGLTEAGGPQFAAEWLSDAFEVAELHVDPAHQGRGVGRTLLTRLCAGRSERTVVLSTLARDPETRARRLYRSVGMIDLLPDFEFPGGGPRYAVMGARLPLAVSPE from the coding sequence GTGGACGACGCTGACCAGGCCGACCGACCCAGAGTGCGCGAGCTGGACGAGCGCGGCTTCCGGCGCCGCCTCGGCCCGATCCTGCAGGTGTACGCGGCGGCGATGAACCCGCCGCGGGACCAGCTGCCGGGCCGGTATTCGATCATGGAGCGGCACGCCACCTACCCGCGGTTCCGGGCGCTGGTGGCCGAGACGCGCCGCCCGTTCCTGCGCGGCGCGACGATCCTGGGGTTCGCCTACGGCTTCCACGGGGCGCCCGGCCAGTGGTGGCACGATGTGGTCCGCCAGGGGCTGACCGAGGCGGGAGGCCCGCAATTTGCCGCCGAGTGGCTGTCGGACGCCTTCGAGGTCGCCGAACTGCACGTGGACCCCGCCCACCAGGGGCGGGGGGTGGGCCGGACGCTGCTGACCAGGCTGTGCGCCGGCCGCAGTGAGCGGACCGTGGTGCTGTCCACGCTGGCCCGCGATCCGGAGACCCGGGCCCGCCGGCTCTACCGGTCGGTGGGGATGATCGACCTGCTGCCCGACTTCGAGTTCCCCGGGGGCGGTCCCCGCTACGCGGTGATGGGCGCCCGGCTGCCGCTGGCGGTCTCCCCGGAGTGA
- the metF gene encoding methylenetetrahydrofolate reductase [NAD(P)H]: protein MRPVLPDRPPTIRELLAAGGKSFSFEFFPPKTETGMRNLWRTIRQLEALRPTFVSVTYGAGGGTRDKTVEIVERIATETTLTPVAHCTAVNHSVAELRHLIGRFAAVGVRNILALRGDPPGDPTGEWVKHPQGVEYAADLVRLIRSAGDFCVGVAAFPHRHPRSPDVESDTRHFVAKCRAGADYAITQMFFRAEDYFRLRDRVAAHGCHVPIIPGIMPVTQLSTIERSEQLSGAPFPPELAARFEAVADDPEAVRRLGIEHAAELCQELLDQGAPGIHFITFNKSTATREVYGLLDTGAHRPAPAPATATA from the coding sequence ATGCGTCCTGTGTTGCCTGACCGCCCGCCCACCATCCGCGAGCTGCTCGCCGCCGGCGGCAAGTCGTTCTCCTTTGAGTTCTTCCCGCCCAAGACCGAGACGGGCATGCGCAACCTGTGGCGCACCATCCGGCAGCTGGAGGCGCTGCGGCCGACGTTCGTGTCGGTCACCTACGGCGCCGGCGGCGGCACCCGCGACAAGACCGTCGAGATCGTCGAGCGGATCGCCACCGAGACCACCCTCACCCCGGTGGCGCACTGCACCGCGGTCAACCACTCCGTCGCCGAGCTGCGCCACCTCATCGGCAGGTTCGCCGCGGTGGGGGTGCGCAACATCCTGGCGCTGCGCGGCGACCCGCCGGGCGACCCCACGGGGGAGTGGGTCAAGCACCCCCAAGGGGTGGAGTACGCCGCCGACCTGGTGCGCCTGATCCGCTCGGCCGGCGACTTCTGCGTGGGCGTGGCGGCCTTCCCCCACCGGCACCCGCGCTCGCCCGACGTCGAAAGCGACACCCGCCACTTCGTGGCCAAGTGCCGGGCCGGCGCCGACTACGCCATCACCCAGATGTTCTTCCGCGCCGAGGACTACTTCCGGCTGCGCGACCGGGTCGCCGCGCACGGCTGCCACGTCCCGATCATCCCGGGCATCATGCCGGTCACCCAGCTGAGCACCATCGAACGCTCCGAGCAGCTGTCGGGCGCGCCGTTCCCGCCGGAGCTGGCCGCCCGCTTCGAGGCGGTCGCCGACGACCCGGAGGCGGTGCGCCGGCTGGGCATCGAGCACGCCGCCGAGCTGTGCCAGGAGCTGCTGGACCAGGGGGCGCCGGGCATCCACTTCATCACCTTCAACAAGTCCACCGCGACCCGCGAGGTCTACGGGCTGCTGGACACCGGTGCCCACCGGCCCGCCCCGGCACCGGCCACGGCCACCGCCTGA